In one window of Helianthus annuus cultivar XRQ/B chromosome 17, HanXRQr2.0-SUNRISE, whole genome shotgun sequence DNA:
- the LOC118489153 gene encoding uncharacterized protein LOC118489153, whose protein sequence is MMESPTEPDVKIKKPRDKYTEDDLLIVEEDDRALSYLTMGLGPDIAIGFRSCKSAKELWDSLIEVYEGNEDMKESRRNLLQQNFNNFNHIYGETIDNQIQRFVKLVTQMQMEEIHTTNASSNRQLLNALPKSWDHHVAMIKKTKDLARCTLSEMISHIKACELDDKQRETNYKNSMLAAGFSIAPASSNNNNTALLSQGGFQMFRNNSSASQISAKGHSPGSSNQVVSSASTVTSPSIQNAGNVSTVAPTSAFAANNEMIAFFASQSKEKLEIAASVINCLNAFIAGKLDPPKWSPNDLSQIHPDDVEEMDITWQMAMAAFRAQKFVRKTGKNRWGNAWNGAAKVPFNLRCFNCHEEGHYARNCPKPLVNRDQASAELAQPATPGQPATPNRERALVTTTSIADAEASGSPQPQGLAQALVVQPNIHFDWSSEIERLNISAPENQTATSNIAFMTSSEHSSKPEEETAADDFAFMTQILSAPVKGLTKEEMIALK, encoded by the exons ATGATGGAAAGTCCTACAGAACCAGATGTCAAAATTAAAAAGCCTCGAGATAAATACACTGAAGATGATTTGCtcattgttgaagaagatgatcgtGCTCTTTCCTACTTAACTATGGGTTTAGGTCCTGATATTGCTATTGGCTTTCGCTcctgcaaatctgccaaagaattgtgggattctCTGATTGAAGTGTATGAAGGAAACGAAGACATGAAAGAGAGCCGAAGAAACTTGctgcaacaaaacttcaacaatttcaaccatatttatggtgaaacaaTAGATAATCAGATTCAGAGATTCGTGAAGCTAGTCActcaaatgcaaatggaagaGATTCATACAACTAATGCATCCTCCAATCGACAACTTCTCAATGCACTGCCtaagagttgggatcatcatgttgcaATGATCAAGAAGACAAAAGACTTAGCTAGATGTACTCTGTCTGAGATGATCTCTCACATCAAGGCATGCGAACTGGATGATAAGCAAAGAGAAACGAATTACAAGAACAGTATGCTAGCTGCCGGTTTCTCCATTGCTCCCGCCtcttccaacaacaacaacacagcCTTACTGTCTCAAGGAGGTTTTCAGATGTTTCGCAATAATTCATCCGCTTCTCAAATTTCAGCAAAGGGGCACTCACCTGGATCCTCAAATCAAGTTGTTTCCTCAGCGTCTACTGTTACTTCTCCTTCAATTCAAAATGCTGGAAATGTCTCTACCGTCGCTCCTACTTCTGCCTTCGCTGCAAACAACGAAATGATAGCCTTCTTCGCCAGTCAATCAAAAGAAAAACTGGAAATAGCAGCTTCAGtgatcaactgtttgaatgctttCATTGCAGgaaagcttgatccaccaaagtggAGTCCTAATGATCTGTCTCAGATTCAtccagatgatgttgaagaaatggatatCACTTGGCAGATGGCAATGGCTGCCTTCAGAGCTCAAAAGTTTGTGAGAAAAACAGGTAAAAACAGGTGGGGAAATGCATGGAATGGAGCTGCTAAAGTGCCCTTTAATCTTCGTTGTTTcaactgtcatgaggaaggaCACTATGCTCGTAACTGCCCAAAGCCACTTGTAAACAGAGATCAAGCTTCTGCAGAATTAGCGCAACCAGCAACACCTGGTCAACCTGCAACTCCTAATCGAGAAAGGGCTCTTGTGACCACTACCAGTATAGCAGATGCTGAAGCTTCTGGAAGTCCACAGCCGCAAGGATTAGCACAAGCACTGGTGGTACAGCCCAACATTCACTTTGATTGGTCTTCAGAAATTGAGCGTTTGAACATATCAGCTCCAGAAAATCAAACTGCTACATCCAACATTGCTTTCATGACCTCAAGCGAACATAGCTCTAAGCCAGAGGAAGAGACTGCAGCTGATGATTTTGCATTCATGACTCAAATCCTGTCAGCACCTGTCAAAGGTCTCACgaaagaagag atgatagctctgaagtaa